TAGTAAACATATGAAGAGAAGGAAATACTTTCAGTAATTCCATATAATTAATGTTTGGCGATGAGCACCTATATTTCTCCAGCGTATCTAAATATGGGCAAGAACTAACGGTATGGATATCCTAAAAGTCACAGGAAGAGTTTGTGGTTTGGGCAATTATAAGTTAATTTTTCTCTGTAAAACTAAGAAACTTTGGACTAGGTTTAACATTCATTTTTTTTAGTAAGATTTCATTGAAAGTGCAAGTAGGACAATGACTCGTATTCTTTGTCAGGTGATGAAATATATTTTAGTTGACAATATCTTTAAGCTGGCTGGAGGTTTCAATTTTCGATTATGATGTCAAACTGAAAGTAACAATGCatagataaaaagaaaaaaacatgtaTATATGCATGGGTACGTATCTGTATAACTCATGGTTTATGCACCAAAGGTAATTCCTGAATGTGAAATCATAATATTTGCCATGCTTATATTATTTGACTGTAGATCTCAATGCAGTAAACTGATTACACAGCTATGTCAGTTTTAGGTTTAGAGGATGAACAATTACCATTTTAATGGAATGTAACATCAATCTTCTAGCAAAAATAGCATATCTTTAGGTAACAGGAACTTGATGGTGCCCATTGTTAGCGTATGAACAGCAACATTTGTTAATTGAATTTGGTTATGGTTGCCTCTCTTTGTTTGTGCTTTCTTCTGATATCCGGTTAGCCACTCATCTAGATGGAGTGATGTTCCTTGGATCTAGAAACAAAGTAGTTTCAATGTTCGATTTGTGGTTCACCATTTCTAGGCCAGCTATATCTTTCTATCTACACATTGCAAGCCCAGAAGATCAGAGTACGACATAGAACATTAGGCCTACAAGGAAACTAAAACATATACATTGATTATACAAGATAATGCACACATCATAGATCAGTCATGTGACGAGTAACACGAGAGTTGGAGCAGGATTCTacaaaaatacaaaacaaaaatgattttaatcagAAGGCCCAATTTTGGTTGGAAATCTAATGTTGAGTGCATAAAACTACAAAGATTTCATATGAATGCATTGTCAACTTGCCGTTCATAAAAAAGATCACGCTATATGTAAGATGGGGTGATATGATTTGAAGTCTTTGTAAGGAAACCATTGAATCTATTGGGCAGTCATCTGTTTACTAGAGTTTGTACTACAAGTTGGTTAACATGTGCTTGAATAAGATATTCAGCCTCTCCTGGCATCAAATTTTCCCTGCTTTTTCAATCTGAAACACTAGAAAGCTTTAACTACACTGAGGAGCTGTGTCACTTAAAATAATATGCAGAAAAAATTTGGTACCTGTACCACTCAGAGGGGCCACGATCTCCTGAAGGGGGATGTGAAATCAAAGTAACAAGATCTGGGTACTGGAGACCAACAGATGATGTAAAGATATATACAGGTACCAGCACCATTGGTAGGAAAACAACACTGGAATTTTGTAAAGGCAAAGTACCTTTCGGAGACAGAACTGGGTGGATGATGCATGAATATCAGGCGGAACAGCATAAGCTGAATGGATATATTTACTCAAAGGTACTCAATCGGTCTTGACACTAAACTCTTCTGGTGCCTAGCTAATATGTAATTTATAGAACTTCATAAATACCTTAGAATTTCAATTTTCACATGATTTTGCAGGATAGCAGTTCCTTGTTTAGAATCTTCCTGCAAACTGACAGAAGTAGAAGTCAAGGGGAATTGAATTATTCTGCAAGTGCTGGTGCATCTGGTGGTGAGTATGTAGAACAATTGTTGTTGAGCCTTCTAGAACAAGAAGAGATCAACTTATGTCTGACGGTTTCTGCCAACAGTTCCCAGGTAGAGACTGTTTCTTTTCTTCAAGTTGTGGTTCGTGCTCTGCATCATTGCTATTAAGCGCTTTGCACTATGTGTGTCTTTTGGTTCTTTTCCAAATGGCATTGATGGTTGAACATATCTTGGAGACTCTTTCAAAATTATTGTTGGTACTCTTTTAATTTTATAGTAGCCAGGATTTTTAATTTGATCATTATTTCTATAACAAATGTCAGATGTAGAGCCCTGATCTAATTGATATGATTTTTGGTCCATATGATActgtttaattattattttatatcttgGCATTCACTAATAAATTCTTTTGAAAAACACCACCCACTCTCTCGAATATCCGAGCTCCACTatgtagtaacaattttaagtaaATTTGCAAAGTTGATTTGGTTTGAGGATTGCTGAATGAATTACAAAGTGATAAAACCAAATAACTGGATCTATCTGACATGGGATTTCTTCTTTCCCTTTATCACTCAAATCTGTTGGAGAAGCCATAAACCGGCCAGGACCATTCCAAGATCAGCTTAGAACCAGCTAGAAATTTGTCGCAATAGTCTAGACTTGAACTGGTTAAATTGGTGGGGGCAGTTAAGCCAGCCCGCCATAACCTGCCTGAACTATCCTGGAAGCAACCAGGTCCACTAGAATCCTATCCAATTCTGATTGAGTGGTTGTCAATTCTGGCTAGTGTTGGCCGAGTCTGACCAGTGCTTCTAAAAACAGGTTTTTCTTGCCGGATCCAACCTGTAGCACCCAGATTTTtctgtgtatgctatcactgtttTAAGTGACAATTGCGCATGCAAGCCAAGCTGTCAGTGCCTAGTTGTATTTCCTGTGCCGGTATACAATATCACATAGGCTTAGTATTTGCATGTGGTGCATACCACAAACTTGAAAGCCTTGATTAGAATAGTATAAATgatttgattataaattttgtgcACACTTTAGTTTGACATAACTCCAACGCAGACTGTTGCTGAGATGGATCAAGCACAATCAGCATTGTCCAGCAGAAGGCCTGATGAACCTGTACCCGAGAATTTTCGTGAGAACATGTATGGAAATTGTGACTTTTCAAAGGGAGAATACTTGGAATTGAATGATTTTAATAGTCCAGAGACATCTTCAGCTAGTTCAGGCAATTCCAGCCGGTTGTCGGTGAATTCTGATGAATACTTTGATCCTGATGCATTAATAAGGGATATTGAGAATGATCATGGCCTTGGTGTTGAAGAGGAGTATACAGAATGCAGGTACAGTATTTCTGCACCTGTCAAATCAAGTCAGGTGGTTATCAGGCCTCCGCCATCAGGTATGCCAATATTCCAGCTCCTTTGAAAACTTATGCAATTTTTTGAGAAGGTTCTTGTTACTCATAGAACTAGCAATTGGCTTTGTGAGGGAATATTTAAGCCGAGTTAAGCCCATCAGCCACTTCAATCATATGCTATTTCATTACCACCATCTATATTGTACACTTGGATCATTCTTCCCACATTACATTTTTATTAGAAGCTAAACTTCTGCACTACCTTGTTTATACTTTGTTTAGTTATCATGCTTGTACCACAAGTCAACCTGAGCACTTAAACTTTGATGATTATACTTAGTGCTAAGATTTTTAGGTAGAACAAGCTGTAATGACTGCAGCCCATTTTATGACACTTTGTACTCTGTTCAATCTTGAATGGACAAATCCATATTCAGatatattattgtcatttatcaTTATAGGGATGATGAATTTGCTTCTACTTTATAAACAAAGTTATAATTCTATCGACTATTAAAGGCATGATTTTGCATTTTTTTCCATGAATTTCATCTAAATCGTCAGCATTTTAAATTGTTGCCTCATAACTGTAATTatcaattaataaaattataatgaaGATAGAATTTGAAGTCCTAGCAAACAACTCCATTTTAAACTTTATAGAGAGACTAGATTAGATTTAATTGTCCACTCTAATTTTGTAATATCTTTCttggtttttttatttatttcttcattTCTTCGAATGAATTTTGGATGAGATTCTCTTATTTATGTGTCTACTTTTTATCTGCTATAACATATTTTCTAAATATAGCTTTTACAGCTTTAAGTTGGTATTCATTTATGCACAGGTTCAATTAAAAGAAATGGTAATCTTGCAATCTATGAGAACAATAATTGTGGAACAGGCCATCTGCTGGACAGAAATGGATTGACAATACAGCCAGGGCATTCTTCATCGACTGATAAGATACAGCAAAAAGGAAAGGCTTCTACAACTAGCAGGCCGCTTGGTAGTCATGCCAACGAAATTAATGATAGCTCACAGCGTCTCAGGGCTTCTGGGGGGAATGGAAAGAACTCCATTCATAAGTTTGCAAATATAGGAAAAAAATACTTCTGCTTTGGATCATTTTGATCTTAACATCGCCGGTGATATGATTGACTCAGTACATCACTGATATTGATTATATGGGGAGAAAGGATTCTCGTAGCAGTATTGTCACCTTTTCCAAGGTTTCCTTGCTTTCAGATCCCATAAAGAAGTTACCCTGATAATTTAAATGTTTATGTATCAGCTTTGAGTGATCACAAGGAATGTAACACCCATCTTGAAGTAAGTTGGCAAATAGTTCTCCAAGAAGTACCAAGGGTGGAAGATGTGTTTAGGTGTCTAggcttcatcatgtttatttaacACAAGTCTTGCACATTTACTTAGCTAAGTATGAATATATGCATCATAATCATCATTCTCAGCACCATTAGTTGTAAAAACTGATAGCAAGACAGTTTGTATATTTTGTTGATATATGTATTTGTTATGTTTGTATAACTACATTGTCCATTCATAATTAATTGATTACACTTTGACATCATGTATACACTCCCATGGAGGGCTCTgagacattttctttttaatggttATGATTGGTTGTTAGAATTTTGTGGTGCTCATAATAATGCTGTCTCTCTTTTGAATTGCTTCATTAGATAAGGCTTCAGTTAGCAGGAAATTGTAGGATATGGATTCATGTTTGGGACAGGAATTTGTAGTGAACGAAGAATATAAAAACAAACAaagcaaaacaaagaaaaaagacaCAATATCTTTCGTTCTTAAACCCAGTTTTGAAGGTGCAtagtcaaaagccattgacactctgaAGACGATGATGATTCTTCAGTGGCGGTTTGGTAGCTGATAAAAAGGATTTTGGTTTTCCGGGAAAAAgaatggagaaaatatttttttcttcccaACAAAAATAGAATCCGCTGGAAAGACAGGTGTAAATAATGAAAATAAGAGTATATTTTATAAGAAAATGGTTAAGACATTTTTATGATAGTTATGATCAGAtggtaattatttatatatatattaaaaatcatgATGAATTTGAAAATAACTTGTTTGCACTTACTAATTTTAGTATATGCTATATACTTTTCTCCAAACATTAAAATCCTACAAGTAGATATACTCTTGAAAATTCATCTGAAAATCCAAGTTAAGTATTAGTAATGGTGACtagcatttttaaaaatttaaaaataatttacaaaTAAATTAACCTAGTGATGATtttatgttttaataccatttatgATGATCCGCTCTTATGAAATAATTCTCATTAGGTTCGTTGAGTTTGAATCACTATCTCGAGATACCTAACTTGAAATTAACAATAGAATACTAATCAAAtttttataagttaatcttagtttttttttttgcatagttTCAATATGAAACTAAATCGAAAgtttatattaattaaaaaaatatcgaaACTCAAGTTTTTTAAGGATATAAACCGAATTATAGAATGGAGGTATAAATACAAAATTATTTACTTCAGAGGGGTTTATATGCAAATTGTTCTTTCTAAGCCGTTTTGGCAGTTCGAAAGCATGACATGTTATAAAGCACCAAACCGATTTAGCGGTCCGTTTAATGTGTGTGTGTTAGAGAGGGAAGTGAGGGCAGAGGGAGCTCCGATGGAAATGGCGCAGGTGAAGGGAGGCAACGGCCACCACTCGCGGCCGCGGGTGACACGGGCCGTCTCGTGGCTCCCGTCGCGCAGCGTCTCCGAATGGCGAGGGTGCGCGCTAAATGGCCTTCGGTCCGAACACGTCCCGCTCCCCTTCCGCTCGTCTCGTCTCGGGGTTCCCCGCCCTGCTTCCTTCCGCCACATCCACATCCTCTTCAACTCCTCCATCGCCGTCGACGCTCTTCTTTTTCCCTTATTCTTGTTCATCCTCCCGAGGAGAGGCATATGGACGCGAACCAATCCAAAATGGTGCGGATCCCTTACCCCTATATCCTCCTCGTCCGTTTTGTATTTTTGGCTTACGTTCTTGGATCTCCGTCTTCATATTGTGTTGTGTCTCTGTCCGTTATTCATAGGTACAAGTGTAATCGTGAAGTAGAAACAGAAACTACGGAGGCTTGACATTTCAGGAAGCTTGTGATGGCATCAGTACCAGTAAGTTAAAGATGAGAACACAATGGATATATACTTTAGATAACCACTAGAAGT
The DNA window shown above is from Musa acuminata AAA Group cultivar baxijiao chromosome BXJ2-4, Cavendish_Baxijiao_AAA, whole genome shotgun sequence and carries:
- the LOC135609649 gene encoding NAC domain-containing protein 60-like isoform X1; this encodes MRGVPDPRVDLYPSASKSVPMDININSTDDEVVLYLEGRKVGDPTPNNVITEVNPFGVEPWDSPEKIWYLYHSEGPRSPEGGCEIKVTRSGYWRPTDDVKIYTGTSTIGRKTTLEFCKGKVPFGDRTGWMMHEYQAEQHKLNGYIYSKDSSSLFRIFLQTDRSRSQGELNYSASAGASGGEYVEQLLLSLLEQEEINLCLTVSANSSQTVAEMDQAQSALSSRRPDEPVPENFRENMYGNCDFSKGEYLELNDFNSPETSSASSGNSSRLSVNSDEYFDPDALIRDIENDHGLGVEEEYTECRYSISAPVKSSQVVIRPPPSGSIKRNGNLAIYENNNCGTGHLLDRNGLTIQPGHSSSTDKIQQKGKASTTSRPLGSHANEINDSSQRLRASGGNGKNSIHKFANIGKKYFCFGSF
- the LOC135609649 gene encoding NAC domain-containing protein 60-like isoform X2: MRGVPDPRVDLYPSASKSVPMDININSTDDEVVLYLEGRKVGDPTPNNVITEVNPFGVEPWDSPEKIWYLYHSEGPRSPEGGCEIKVTRSGYWRPTDDVKIYTGTSTIGRKTTLEFCKGKVPFGDRTGWMMHEYQAEQHKLNGYIYSKDSSSLFRIFLQTDRSRSQGELNYSASAGASGGEYVEQLLLSLLEQEEINLCLTVSANSSQTVAEMDQAQSALSSRRPDEPVPENFRENMYGNCDFSKGEYLELNDFNSPETSSASSGNSSRLSVNSDEYFDPDALIRDIENDHGLGVEEEYTECRYSISAPVKSSQVVIRPPPSGHLLDRNGLTIQPGHSSSTDKIQQKGKASTTSRPLGSHANEINDSSQRLRASGGNGKNSIHKFANIGKKYFCFGSF